From Syntrophales bacterium, the proteins below share one genomic window:
- a CDS encoding nucleotide sugar dehydrogenase, with protein MNQVNILCIGAGYVGGPTMAMIAGKCPHCRVTVVDIDSERIAAWNSDNLPIYEPGLDELVRSSRGRNLFFSTDIEQGIRENEIIFVSVNTPTKSFGLGAGLAADLQYWEKTARQILEFSQSAKIVIEKSTLPVKTALAMERILNSGKQEIHFDVLSNPEFLAEGSAVHDLENPDRVLIGSRETKEGLKARGILADIFAHWVPRERILTSNIWSSELSKLVANAFLAQRISSINTISALCEKAEANVVEVSRAVGMDSRIGSKFLNASIGFGGSCFRKDILNLVYLCRNYGLNEVADYWEMVIRINDYQQERFIQGMLGAMFNTLAGKKIALFGFAFKADTGDTRESPAIYIARRLIEERAIVIVTDPQALKNARKDLSGDEGKVSYLEDPYSAAAGCHAIAVMTEWGIYKDLDFQRIYDSMEKPAFIFDGRNILEHRSCFEIGFNVYPIGKPPLTHF; from the coding sequence ATGAATCAAGTAAATATTCTCTGTATCGGCGCCGGTTATGTCGGCGGCCCCACGATGGCGATGATCGCCGGCAAGTGTCCCCACTGCCGGGTTACGGTTGTGGACATTGATTCTGAACGGATTGCCGCCTGGAATTCGGACAATCTGCCGATCTACGAACCGGGGCTGGATGAACTTGTCCGGAGTTCCCGGGGGAGAAACCTCTTTTTCAGCACCGACATCGAACAAGGCATCCGGGAAAATGAGATCATCTTCGTCAGCGTCAACACCCCGACCAAGTCCTTTGGCCTCGGCGCGGGGCTTGCCGCCGATCTTCAGTACTGGGAAAAAACCGCCCGGCAGATTCTGGAGTTCTCGCAATCGGCGAAGATCGTGATCGAAAAAAGCACGCTGCCTGTAAAAACCGCCCTGGCGATGGAAAGAATCCTCAACAGCGGGAAGCAGGAAATCCATTTTGATGTCCTTTCCAATCCGGAGTTTCTCGCCGAAGGGAGCGCCGTGCATGACCTGGAGAACCCGGACCGCGTCCTGATCGGGTCGCGGGAAACCAAGGAGGGACTCAAGGCAAGGGGAATTCTTGCCGACATTTTCGCCCACTGGGTTCCCCGTGAACGGATATTAACCTCCAATATCTGGAGCAGTGAACTCTCCAAGCTTGTCGCCAACGCCTTTCTCGCCCAGAGAATATCTTCGATCAACACCATTTCCGCCCTTTGTGAAAAGGCGGAGGCAAATGTCGTCGAGGTCTCCCGCGCCGTCGGCATGGATAGCCGGATAGGCTCAAAATTCCTGAATGCGAGCATCGGCTTTGGCGGTTCCTGTTTCAGGAAAGACATCCTGAATCTTGTCTATCTCTGCAGAAATTATGGGCTAAATGAGGTAGCAGATTACTGGGAAATGGTCATCCGGATAAACGATTATCAGCAGGAGCGCTTCATTCAGGGCATGCTCGGGGCGATGTTCAACACCCTCGCCGGCAAGAAAATCGCCCTCTTCGGCTTCGCCTTCAAGGCCGATACGGGCGACACCCGGGAAAGCCCGGCCATTTACATCGCCCGCAGACTTATCGAGGAGCGGGCCATAGTCATCGTCACCGACCCCCAGGCGCTGAAAAACGCCCGCAAGGACCTTTCCGGCGATGAAGGCAAGGTCAGCTACTTAGAAGACCCGTACAGCGCCGCGGCAGGATGCCACGCAATTGCCGTCATGACGGAATGGGGGATATACAAAGACCTTGATTTTCAGAGAATTTACGACAGCATGGAAAAGCCGGCCTTTATCTTCGATGGCAGAAACATCCTTGAGCACCGTTCCTGTTTCGAAATCGGATTCAATGTCTATCCGATCGGCAAGCCGCCCCTGACCCATTTTTAG
- the trmD gene encoding tRNA (guanosine(37)-N1)-methyltransferase TrmD — protein sequence MIRFDILTIFPEMFESPLQSSILKKAIDRGIIEVNLYDIRAYAEDRHRMTDDSPYGGGGGMVMKVEPIDRALSAVPLLNGDAPVILLTPQGEPLCQKMAKELALQPQLVMVCGHYEGVDERVRRHLVNREISIGDYVLTGGELSALVLLDAVSRFVPGVLGNSESAVTDSFAEGLLEYPHYTRPPEYRGWGVPNVLLSGNHREIEEWRRRQSLIRTRNKRPDLMGKAELTDKERLHLAE from the coding sequence ATGATCCGTTTTGATATTCTGACAATCTTTCCGGAGATGTTTGAATCCCCCCTCCAGAGCAGCATCCTGAAGAAGGCAATTGACCGGGGCATTATTGAGGTTAATCTATACGACATCCGGGCTTATGCCGAAGACAGACATCGCATGACGGATGACTCCCCTTACGGCGGCGGGGGGGGAATGGTGATGAAGGTTGAGCCTATAGACCGCGCCCTCAGCGCTGTTCCGTTATTGAATGGGGATGCGCCGGTTATTCTGCTGACGCCTCAGGGAGAGCCGCTCTGTCAAAAGATGGCAAAAGAGCTCGCCCTCCAGCCGCAGCTTGTCATGGTCTGCGGTCATTATGAGGGGGTTGACGAGAGGGTAAGAAGGCACCTCGTTAATCGGGAAATTTCCATTGGGGATTACGTGCTTACTGGCGGTGAGCTTTCGGCGCTGGTTCTGCTGGACGCCGTTTCGCGATTTGTGCCGGGCGTTCTGGGAAACAGTGAATCCGCCGTGACTGATTCGTTTGCGGAGGGTTTGCTTGAATACCCTCATTACACGAGGCCGCCGGAGTATCGCGGCTGGGGAGTCCCCAATGTTCTTCTCTCTGGAAACCACCGTGAGATTGAGGAGTGGCGGCGCCGGCAGTCATTAATCAGAACAAGAAACAAAAGGCCGGATCTGATGGGAAAGGCCGAGTTGACGGACAAAGAGAGGCTGCACTTAGCGGAATAG
- a CDS encoding KH domain-containing protein, protein MKELIAYIARALVDNPEMVNVTEVVGEQTSVLELRVAKEDLGKVIGKQGKTAKAMRTILSAASTKIHKRSVLEIVE, encoded by the coding sequence ATGAAAGAGTTGATTGCTTATATTGCTCGCGCTCTTGTGGATAACCCTGAGATGGTTAATGTTACAGAGGTGGTCGGGGAGCAGACTTCCGTTCTGGAATTGAGAGTCGCCAAAGAAGATCTTGGTAAAGTCATCGGCAAGCAGGGGAAGACTGCCAAGGCGATGAGGACCATCTTAAGCGCCGCCTCAACGAAGATACACAAACGTTCGGTTCTTGAAATTGTTGAATAG
- a CDS encoding SDR family oxidoreductase — MNRILITGGAGFIGSHLCERLLAEGQEVLCLDNFFTGSKDNIIPFLNNKNFELIRHDIINPIYLEVDQIYNLACPASPVHYQYNPIKTIKTSVMGAINTLGLAKRVKARILQASTSEVYGDPEMHPQEEGYWGRVNPIGIRSCYDEGKRAAECLMMDYHRQNHLDIKIVRIFNTYGPRMAVNDGRVVSNFIVQALRGEEITVFGEGSQTRSFCYVDDLIDGLIRMMNSPEGFTGPVNIGNPQEFTILQLAQKIIDITNSSSKIVFRPLPQDDPTQRRPDITLAREKLGWEPQIQLDEGLKKTIDYFSGLIKNPHARSGRNE; from the coding sequence ATGAACAGAATACTTATTACCGGCGGCGCGGGCTTTATAGGATCTCATCTCTGCGAACGTCTGCTCGCCGAAGGTCAGGAGGTTCTTTGCCTCGACAATTTTTTCACCGGCAGTAAGGATAATATCATCCCCTTTTTAAACAATAAAAATTTCGAACTGATCCGCCACGACATCATCAATCCCATCTACCTCGAAGTCGATCAGATATATAACCTCGCCTGCCCGGCCTCCCCCGTCCATTACCAGTATAATCCGATCAAAACGATCAAAACCAGCGTGATGGGGGCCATCAACACCCTGGGGCTTGCCAAGCGGGTGAAGGCGAGAATCCTGCAGGCCTCCACCTCGGAGGTGTACGGAGACCCGGAGATGCATCCCCAAGAGGAGGGATACTGGGGCCGAGTCAATCCGATCGGAATCAGAAGCTGCTACGATGAGGGAAAGCGGGCCGCCGAATGCCTGATGATGGATTATCATCGCCAGAATCATCTTGATATAAAAATAGTTAGAATATTCAATACATACGGCCCTCGCATGGCGGTGAACGACGGACGCGTCGTCAGTAACTTTATCGTTCAGGCGCTGCGGGGAGAGGAGATAACGGTTTTCGGCGAAGGCTCCCAGACCCGTTCCTTCTGTTACGTCGATGACCTGATCGACGGGCTGATCCGGATGATGAATTCCCCGGAAGGATTTACGGGACCGGTCAACATCGGAAATCCTCAGGAATTTACCATTCTGCAGCTCGCCCAAAAAATTATAGATATAACAAATTCCTCCTCGAAAATCGTTTTTCGTCCCCTTCCCCAGGACGATCCGACCCAGCGGCGGCCGGATATAACGCTGGCCAGAGAAAAATTGGGGTGGGAACCGCAGATCCAGCTTGACGAGGGTTTGAAAAAAACGATCGACTATTTTTCCGGTTTGATAAAAAACCCCCATGCCCGAAGCGGGCGCAACGAATGA
- the rimM gene encoding ribosome maturation factor RimM (Essential for efficient processing of 16S rRNA), translating to MKLIEIGKVVRSHGLGGRIKVLSYLQSPDVLESVSDLFLGESPAAVVAYPLGGIQNGEGFFIMKLAGIDNRNEAEKLRGLLVWMSAEKMKPLQEDEYYWQDIIGMQAFTEENEPLGRIETVFPTGSNDVYVCRDDQREILIPALVEVIIKIDVERRVMVVRLPEGFFEQ from the coding sequence ATGAAGCTCATTGAAATAGGCAAGGTTGTCCGTTCCCATGGTTTGGGGGGACGGATAAAGGTCTTGTCATATCTGCAATCGCCGGATGTGCTGGAATCTGTTTCCGATTTGTTTTTGGGAGAGAGCCCGGCCGCTGTCGTCGCTTATCCCTTGGGCGGTATTCAGAACGGGGAGGGTTTCTTCATCATGAAACTCGCCGGGATAGATAACCGTAATGAGGCCGAAAAGCTCCGGGGGCTCCTTGTCTGGATGTCTGCCGAAAAGATGAAGCCGCTGCAAGAGGATGAGTATTACTGGCAGGATATTATAGGCATGCAGGCATTTACAGAGGAAAACGAGCCGTTGGGACGTATTGAAACGGTGTTTCCGACGGGTAGCAATGATGTTTATGTGTGCAGGGATGATCAGCGGGAGATACTGATTCCCGCCCTGGTCGAGGTTATAATAAAGATCGATGTCGAGCGCAGGGTCATGGTTGTCAGATTGCCGGAAGGGTTCTTTGAGCAATGA
- the rplS gene encoding 50S ribosomal protein L19 → MNPIEFIEKEQMRGDIPDFSTGDTVKVFIRIVEGQKQRIQAFEGAVIRRRRGDIRASFTVRKVSYGIGVEKTFPMHSPSIDHVEVISRGKVRRSRLYYLRSLRGKRAKIKEAEK, encoded by the coding sequence ATGAATCCTATTGAATTTATAGAAAAAGAGCAGATGAGGGGAGATATCCCTGATTTCAGTACCGGTGATACGGTAAAGGTTTTTATCCGCATCGTCGAGGGGCAGAAGCAGCGTATTCAGGCTTTTGAAGGTGCGGTTATCCGCCGCCGCCGAGGGGACATTCGCGCGAGTTTCACTGTCAGGAAGGTTTCTTATGGCATCGGCGTGGAAAAGACCTTCCCGATGCACTCTCCCTCCATAGATCATGTTGAGGTGATCTCCCGGGGCAAGGTTCGACGTTCCCGACTTTATTATCTGAGAAGCCTGAGGGGCAAGCGCGCCAAGATCAAGGAAGCCGAAAAATAG
- a CDS encoding CDP-alcohol phosphatidyltransferase family protein gives MNIPNFITLLRIILVPVVVILLIQGSFLKALAVFVIASISDAVDGFLARVMHQQTIVGAYLDPIADKALLASTFVTLSILHVIPAWLAVIVISRDFMILLGISVLFIMSVSVEIRPALVSKITTVLQVSTIFLALFIRCLPEGIDQGWLIILYWGTAIFTIVSGLHYMFRGINLINNDSKK, from the coding sequence ATGAATATCCCTAATTTTATTACTCTGCTGCGAATAATTCTCGTGCCGGTTGTTGTCATCCTGTTGATCCAGGGATCATTTCTGAAGGCCTTGGCGGTATTCGTCATCGCGAGCATTTCCGATGCGGTTGATGGCTTTCTGGCGCGAGTCATGCACCAGCAGACCATTGTCGGCGCATATCTGGATCCGATCGCTGACAAGGCGCTTCTGGCCAGTACATTCGTAACCCTTTCCATTTTGCATGTCATTCCCGCCTGGCTTGCGGTCATCGTAATAAGTCGCGATTTTATGATTCTGCTGGGGATTTCCGTATTATTCATCATGTCTGTTTCGGTGGAAATTCGTCCTGCCCTGGTAAGCAAGATAACGACTGTCTTGCAGGTGAGCACTATTTTTCTGGCGCTTTTTATTCGCTGCCTGCCGGAAGGGATCGATCAGGGGTGGCTCATTATCTTGTATTGGGGGACGGCAATTTTTACAATAGTTTCAGGATTGCATTATATGTTTCGGGGAATCAATCTTATTAACAATGATTCAAAAAAGTGA
- the infC gene encoding translation initiation factor IF-3 — translation MDDEGKQLGVLLLNEALAEASKSGLDLVEVSPTADPPVCRIMDYGKFRYQQSKKVQVAKKSQTVIQVKEIRLRPKTEEHDRDVKIKHIKRFLEEHDKVKVTVMFRGREIAYTDIGRGLMESIKEALVDDCVIDQQPKLEGRNMVMILSPKK, via the coding sequence ATTGATGATGAGGGAAAGCAGCTCGGAGTGCTCTTGCTGAACGAGGCGCTGGCAGAGGCTTCAAAATCGGGACTGGATCTGGTGGAAGTTTCTCCCACGGCCGATCCGCCGGTATGCCGGATTATGGATTATGGGAAGTTCCGGTATCAGCAGAGCAAAAAGGTGCAGGTCGCCAAAAAAAGCCAGACGGTGATCCAGGTAAAAGAGATTCGCCTGCGGCCTAAAACCGAAGAGCATGACCGCGATGTAAAAATAAAGCATATAAAGCGATTTCTGGAAGAGCACGACAAGGTGAAGGTAACGGTGATGTTCCGGGGGCGCGAGATAGCCTATACCGACATTGGCCGGGGATTGATGGAGTCAATAAAGGAAGCGCTTGTCGATGACTGCGTTATCGATCAGCAGCCAAAATTAGAGGGGAGAAACATGGTGATGATTCTTTCTCCCAAGAAATAA
- the rpsP gene encoding 30S ribosomal protein S16 has translation MAVKIRLTRKGSKGKPIYRVVAADSQCPRDGAFLEILGNYDPNKNPAEVVLKEERIKQWIAVGARPTLTVSQLLRKKGIGV, from the coding sequence ATGGCGGTAAAAATCAGATTGACAAGAAAAGGCAGCAAGGGGAAGCCGATCTACAGGGTGGTGGCTGCGGACTCGCAATGCCCGAGGGACGGAGCATTTCTTGAAATATTGGGCAATTATGACCCGAACAAAAATCCTGCCGAGGTGGTTTTAAAAGAGGAGCGCATCAAACAGTGGATTGCGGTTGGCGCCAGACCAACGCTTACGGTGTCTCAGCTGCTCCGCAAAAAGGGGATCGGTGTTTAG
- the rplT gene encoding 50S ribosomal protein L20: MSRVKRSLTAKKKRRSILKAAKGFLLSRGKLLRTATEAVNKAMAYAYRDRRVRKREFRSLWIARINAAARMNKISYSRLIDGMHKASIEIDRKMLSDLAIHDPRGFEQIVVIAKGELQA; the protein is encoded by the coding sequence ATGTCCAGGGTAAAGAGAAGTTTAACGGCCAAGAAAAAGAGAAGAAGCATTCTGAAAGCGGCGAAGGGTTTTTTACTTTCCCGTGGTAAGTTGTTGAGGACGGCCACGGAGGCGGTAAACAAAGCCATGGCTTATGCCTACCGCGACCGCAGGGTTAGAAAGAGGGAATTTAGAAGCCTTTGGATTGCAAGGATCAATGCGGCCGCCAGGATGAACAAGATATCGTACAGCCGCCTTATTGATGGTATGCACAAGGCGAGTATCGAGATTGACCGCAAGATGCTTTCCGATCTGGCGATTCATGACCCGCGCGGGTTTGAGCAGATAGTCGTCATTGCCAAAGGTGAGCTTCAGGCATGA
- the rpmI gene encoding 50S ribosomal protein L35, which translates to MPKIKTHRGAAKRFSVTGTGKIRRNKAFASHIMTTKTTKRKRNLRQSAILDHANAKAIKKLILYK; encoded by the coding sequence ATGCCAAAAATCAAGACACATCGTGGCGCGGCAAAGAGGTTTTCTGTGACGGGAACCGGTAAAATTAGAAGAAACAAGGCCTTTGCCAGCCATATCATGACGACAAAGACAACCAAGAGGAAGAGAAATTTACGGCAATCAGCGATTCTTGACCATGCAAATGCAAAGGCAATCAAGAAGCTGATTCTCTACAAGTAG
- a CDS encoding YraN family protein, which produces MTFARLGVGKRGEELAAVYLAKVGYRIIERNYRCIFGEIDIVAEEGGSIVFIEVKSRRSIAYGDPQLAVGARKQKKISMVALNYIEEKHQHSRNARFDVVAVKILPAGTNIELIKNAFELAF; this is translated from the coding sequence ATGACTTTTGCTCGGCTGGGTGTGGGGAAAAGGGGCGAAGAACTGGCGGCCGTTTACCTTGCGAAGGTCGGATACCGGATCATTGAGAGAAATTACCGGTGTATTTTCGGCGAGATCGATATTGTCGCCGAAGAAGGCGGCAGCATCGTTTTTATTGAGGTAAAGAGCAGACGTTCCATTGCCTACGGCGATCCTCAACTGGCGGTTGGCGCCAGGAAGCAGAAAAAAATTTCGATGGTCGCGCTCAATTATATCGAAGAAAAACACCAGCACAGCCGCAACGCCAGGTTTGACGTCGTCGCGGTAAAAATCCTCCCCGCCGGGACGAACATAGAGCTTATCAAAAATGCCTTCGAACTGGCCTTCTAA
- a CDS encoding ribonuclease HII — MARNPEMGSFERRAGGRGYCAIAGIDEAGRGPLAGPVVAAAVVLPQGYEHPEINDSKKLSAKRRERLYDVIQRDAVAIGVGVSDVQVIDSINILRATLLAMKEAVCGLCPRPDYLLIDGLNGIVLDIPQEAIVRGDSLSISIAAASIIAKVSRDRLMEMYHRQFPAYNFLKNKGYGTKEHREAIVKYGRCKIHRRSFHVAGVDDLVASGSLL; from the coding sequence ATGGCCAGGAACCCGGAGATGGGCAGCTTTGAGCGCCGCGCCGGCGGGCGAGGGTATTGCGCTATTGCCGGCATCGACGAAGCGGGCCGCGGGCCTCTGGCGGGTCCGGTTGTCGCCGCCGCGGTAGTGCTGCCGCAGGGGTATGAACATCCAGAGATAAACGACTCCAAGAAGCTTTCCGCCAAAAGGCGCGAAAGACTTTATGATGTAATACAAAGAGACGCGGTTGCCATTGGCGTCGGCGTTTCGGACGTGCAGGTCATAGATTCCATCAACATACTGCGGGCGACGCTGCTGGCGATGAAAGAGGCCGTTTGCGGCCTTTGCCCCCGCCCTGATTATCTGCTGATAGACGGTTTGAACGGCATTGTTCTGGATATCCCGCAGGAAGCCATCGTGCGCGGTGATTCTCTCAGTATTTCAATAGCAGCGGCCTCGATTATTGCCAAGGTCTCTCGGGACCGGCTGATGGAGATGTACCACCGTCAGTTCCCCGCCTATAATTTTCTTAAAAACAAGGGATACGGAACAAAAGAGCACCGGGAGGCAATCGTTAAATACGGGCGATGCAAGATTCATCGGCGCTCTTTTCATGTCGCAGGGGTTGACGATCTTGTTGCAAGCGGCAGCCTGCTGTGA
- the rsmI gene encoding 16S rRNA (cytidine(1402)-2'-O)-methyltransferase, whose translation MKQNINKQSKQFADKKAVAEKPVIYAEMFAPARNTDRDHSGTLYLVATPIGNLEDITFRAVRVLREVSLIAAEDTRHTRILLERYNISTPLTSLYDQIEREKSGLIIARLLGGEDVAYVSDAGTPGISDPGYILVREAVLRGIKVSPIPGASALVASLCVSGLPMESFVFMGFLPSKASRRRQLLTKLREEEKTVIFYESPNRLRESLNDIREIWGDRNMVVSRELTKIHEEFVRGSATEALAAFQGRAVKGEITLVVAGFLREKSEVSDEEIKMRGEELIESGEKSLSRRDAASRIAQETGESRRRIYKLLSV comes from the coding sequence ATGAAACAAAATATTAATAAACAAAGCAAGCAGTTTGCGGATAAAAAGGCGGTAGCGGAAAAACCTGTGATTTACGCGGAAATGTTTGCTCCGGCGCGAAATACCGACCGCGATCATTCCGGGACTCTTTATCTGGTGGCAACCCCCATCGGCAACCTCGAGGATATTACCTTCCGAGCGGTAAGGGTCCTGCGGGAGGTGTCCCTGATCGCGGCGGAGGATACGAGGCACACCCGGATACTTCTGGAAAGGTACAACATTTCGACCCCGCTGACGAGTCTGTACGATCAGATTGAAAGAGAAAAAAGCGGTTTGATAATAGCAAGGCTGCTGGGGGGAGAAGACGTGGCCTATGTATCGGATGCGGGCACGCCGGGCATCTCCGATCCCGGATACATTCTGGTAAGAGAGGCCGTCTTACGGGGCATTAAAGTGTCGCCGATTCCGGGGGCTTCGGCTCTGGTTGCCTCGCTTTGCGTTTCCGGTTTGCCAATGGAAAGCTTTGTATTCATGGGTTTCTTGCCGTCAAAGGCGTCACGGCGCCGACAGTTGCTGACAAAGCTGCGCGAAGAGGAAAAAACTGTAATATTTTACGAATCGCCCAACAGGCTGAGGGAGTCCCTGAACGATATAAGGGAAATCTGGGGAGACCGAAATATGGTGGTTTCCCGGGAACTGACGAAAATCCATGAAGAGTTTGTGCGTGGTTCGGCGACAGAGGCGCTTGCCGCGTTCCAGGGAAGGGCAGTCAAAGGCGAGATCACGTTAGTTGTCGCCGGTTTTTTAAGAGAAAAGAGTGAAGTTTCGGATGAGGAAATAAAAATGCGGGGCGAAGAGTTGATTGAGAGTGGAGAAAAATCGTTGTCGAGAAGGGATGCGGCAAGCCGAATCGCTCAGGAGACAGGCGAATCCCGCCGGCGCATCTACAAGTTATTGTCAGTTTAG
- the thrS gene encoding threonine--tRNA ligase, with amino-acid sequence MAADIMVTLPDGRIVSHPAGTAVRDVLSLVAGKGDSSFVAAKVNGVSVDLTYQLHTDARVEPLEASSPEGLVILRHSMAHVMAQAVQESFPDAQVTIGPAIEDGFYYDFDYAPGFAPEDLAQIESRMRKIAAANLPFERRDVSRPEAVDIFRGKGEKYKVEIIEDLPEEIKTVSIYSQGGYTDLCRGPHIPSTGMIKAFKLLNIAGAYWRGDEHNKMLQRIYGTGFASQQNLEEHLQLIEEAKKRDHRRLGRELDLFQINDEAGPGLVIFHPKGAMLRTIIEDWEKKEHLKRGYGLVMGPQILKADLWKRSGHFDHYRENMYFTEVDEQTYGIKPMNCLSHMLIYKAKIRSYRDLPLRYFELGTVHRHEKAGVLHGLMRVRQFTQDDAHILCAPEQLNDEIKSIAEFVHYAMGIFGFEYEVELSTRPDNSIGSDGDWELATGALENALKDSGIPYEVNEGDGAFYGPKIDFKIKDALKRKWQCATIQCDFTLPERFDLSYIGEDGEKHRPVMLHRVILGAIERFMGVLIEHYAGAFPLWLSPVQAVIATVTDKHIPWGEEVKRILVDAGIRVEGDFRNEKLGYKIREAQMQKTPFMLVIGDREMAAGKVAPRQRDGKSLEAMTPEAFIAHVEEQCSQFK; translated from the coding sequence ATGGCGGCAGACATAATGGTTACGCTGCCGGATGGAAGAATTGTCTCGCATCCGGCGGGAACAGCAGTCAGGGACGTCCTGTCATTGGTGGCCGGCAAGGGTGACTCCTCTTTTGTGGCGGCAAAGGTAAACGGCGTTTCGGTCGATTTGACTTATCAGCTCCATACGGATGCCAGAGTCGAGCCGCTGGAGGCCTCGTCCCCGGAGGGGCTTGTGATTCTGCGTCACAGCATGGCGCATGTCATGGCACAGGCCGTTCAGGAGTCTTTTCCTGATGCCCAGGTTACGATTGGCCCGGCTATAGAAGATGGATTCTATTATGATTTTGACTATGCGCCTGGGTTCGCTCCTGAGGATCTGGCACAAATCGAATCCAGAATGAGGAAGATAGCCGCCGCCAATTTACCCTTTGAACGTCGCGATGTGAGTCGTCCGGAGGCGGTCGATATTTTTCGGGGAAAAGGCGAGAAGTATAAGGTGGAGATTATAGAAGATCTCCCGGAAGAGATAAAAACCGTAAGCATTTATTCCCAGGGTGGATATACGGATTTGTGCAGGGGGCCGCATATCCCTTCGACCGGGATGATCAAGGCCTTCAAGCTGCTCAACATTGCCGGCGCCTACTGGCGGGGCGACGAACATAACAAGATGCTGCAGCGCATCTACGGGACGGGATTTGCTTCTCAGCAGAATCTCGAAGAGCACTTGCAGTTGATAGAAGAGGCAAAAAAAAGGGATCACCGCCGCTTGGGCCGTGAGCTTGACCTGTTTCAGATAAACGACGAGGCTGGCCCCGGACTGGTAATTTTTCACCCGAAGGGGGCGATGCTCCGCACGATCATCGAGGATTGGGAGAAAAAGGAGCACCTGAAACGCGGCTATGGCCTTGTCATGGGACCCCAGATTCTCAAGGCCGATCTCTGGAAGCGTTCCGGTCATTTTGACCATTACCGGGAAAATATGTACTTCACCGAGGTGGACGAGCAGACCTACGGCATCAAGCCGATGAACTGTCTCTCCCACATGCTGATCTACAAAGCGAAGATCCGTTCCTACCGTGATTTGCCTTTGCGCTATTTTGAGCTGGGGACGGTGCATCGGCACGAAAAGGCCGGGGTATTGCATGGGCTTATGCGGGTTCGCCAGTTTACCCAGGATGATGCCCATATCCTCTGCGCGCCGGAGCAACTCAATGATGAGATCAAGTCTATTGCCGAGTTCGTGCATTACGCGATGGGAATTTTCGGCTTTGAATATGAGGTGGAGCTAAGCACGCGCCCGGATAATTCGATTGGCTCGGACGGGGACTGGGAGCTTGCCACGGGGGCATTGGAAAACGCCCTCAAGGACAGCGGAATTCCCTATGAGGTGAACGAGGGAGATGGCGCCTTCTATGGCCCCAAGATCGATTTCAAGATCAAGGACGCCCTGAAGAGAAAGTGGCAGTGTGCGACAATTCAGTGTGATTTTACGCTGCCGGAGCGTTTTGATTTAAGTTATATAGGAGAGGACGGGGAAAAGCACCGTCCCGTCATGCTGCACAGGGTTATTCTGGGTGCAATCGAAAGGTTCATGGGGGTTTTAATCGAACACTACGCCGGCGCCTTTCCGCTTTGGCTGTCCCCTGTCCAGGCAGTGATCGCGACTGTAACGGATAAACATATTCCCTGGGGTGAAGAGGTAAAAAGAATTCTTGTTGATGCAGGCATTCGGGTGGAAGGTGATTTTCGCAATGAGAAGCTGGGCTACAAGATCCGGGAAGCCCAGATGCAGAAAACGCCTTTCATGCTGGTGATTGGTGACCGGGAGATGGCAGCCGGCAAGGTTGCCCCGCGGCAAAGGGACGGGAAGAGCCTCGAGGCAATGACGCCTGAGGCGTTTATTGCCCATGTTGAGGAGCAATGTTCGCAGTTTAAATAG